In Heliangelus exortis chromosome Z, bHelExo1.hap1, whole genome shotgun sequence, a genomic segment contains:
- the IL11RA gene encoding interleukin-11 receptor subunit alpha isoform X2, whose translation MHNSIPGLGRVMVFLGAALMSASLTVPEGWGEEGVQYGRVGTNVTLLCTGARAGSLVQWRRAGAVALPEGSAIREGALVLPHASLATTGRYSCHGKDSGLLHTVSLRMGHLPGVPFVSCRASDYENFSCSWTSSVDTFLPTRYITTYRKKSLTGEEKQREKNGHVGLCLQDPSHPGTCTVHGSEFWSSYRLNITEVNPLGSSFRLLDITMQAIIKPDPPEGLVVEPIPLAPRRLYVSWKYPSTWPREPHFQLRFRLQYRPVIHRSWSVVETVNLSEVITDAFAGLEHVVQVSAKDFLDAGNWSEWSAEARATPVRELPTTAIEETTTYASLETLAEEPSQAPNPEPINRSDPLEKMAILVSLGIFAFFVLAAVLVITIFIWLRVRKHGKDGTKPHNFLVVATHLKARPTEAQIL comes from the exons ATGCACAACTCCATTCCAGGCCTGGGCAGGGTGATGGTGTtcctgggagcagccctgaTGTCAGCCTCCCTCACTGTCCCAGAGGGCTGGGGAGAAGAAG GCGTGCAGTACGGACGGGTGGGGACAAATGTGACCCTGTTGTGCACCGGTGCCCGTGCTGG ctcACTGGTGCAATGGAGGCGGGCGGGTGCTGTGGCACTGCCGGAGGGCTCAGCCATCAGGGAAGGAGCCCTGGTGCTGCCACACGCCAGCTTGGCCACCACAGGAAGATACAGCTGCCATGGCAAGGACAGTGGCCTCCTGCACACCGTGTCCCTGCGGATGGGGC ACCTGCCTGGGGTCCCCTTTGTGTCCTGCAGAGCATCTGATTACGAGAATTTCTCCTGCTCCTGGACTTCCAGTGTGGACACCTTCCTCCCCACCAGATACATCACGACCTACAG GAAGAAATCACTGACGGGTGAAGAGAAGCAGAG GGAGAAGAACGGGCACgtggggctgtgcctgcaggaTCCATCCCACCCTGGCACCTGCACCGTCCACGGGTCTGAATTCTGGAGTTCCTACCGCCTGAACATCACTGAAGTGAACCCTCTGGGCTCCAGCTTCCGCCTCCTTGACATCACCATGCAGGCCATCA TTAAGCCGGACCCTCCAGAGGGCTTGGTAGTGGAGCCCATCCCGCTGGCTCCACGGCGGCTGTACGTGAGCTGGAAGTACCCCTCAACCTGGCCCAGGGAGCCCCACTTCCAGCTGAGGTTCCGGCTCCAGTACCGCCCAGTCATCCACCGCTCCTGGTCCGTG GTAGAGACGGTGAACCTCTCCGAGGTGATCACAGATGCCTTTGCTGGGCTGGAGCATGTGGTCCAAGTCAGTGCCAAGGATTTCCTGGATGCAGGGAACTGGAGCGAGTGGAGTGCCGAGGCCCGAGCGACGCCAGTCAGAG AACTACCCACCACAGCAATAGAAGAAACCACTACATACGCCAGCCTGGAGACCCTGGCTGAGGAGCCCTCCCAGGCTCCAAACCCTGAGCCCATCA ACCGCAGTGACCCCCTGGAGAAGATGGCCATCCTGGTGTCCCTGGGGATCTTCGCCTTCTTTGTACTGGCTGCTGTTCTTGTCATCACCATCTTCATCTG GCTCCGGGTGAGGAAACACGGCAAGGATGGGACTAAACCCCACAACTTCTTGGTTGTTGCCACCCACCTGAAGGCACGGCCGA CAGAGGCCCAGATCCTGTAG
- the IL11RA gene encoding interleukin-11 receptor subunit alpha isoform X1, translating into MHNSIPGLGRVMVFLGAALMSASLTVPEGWGEEGVQYGRVGTNVTLLCTGARAGSLVQWRRAGAVALPEGSAIREGALVLPHASLATTGRYSCHGKDSGLLHTVSLRMGHLPGVPFVSCRASDYENFSCSWTSSVDTFLPTRYITTYRKKSLTGEEKQREKNGHVGLCLQDPSHPGTCTVHGSEFWSSYRLNITEVNPLGSSFRLLDITMQAIIKPDPPEGLVVEPIPLAPRRLYVSWKYPSTWPREPHFQLRFRLQYRPVIHRSWSVVETVNLSEVITDAFAGLEHVVQVSAKDFLDAGNWSEWSAEARATPVRELPTTAIEETTTYASLETLAEEPSQAPNPEPINRSDPLEKMAILVSLGIFAFFVLAAVLVITIFIWLRVRKHGKDGTKPHNFLVVATHLKARPKAQIL; encoded by the exons ATGCACAACTCCATTCCAGGCCTGGGCAGGGTGATGGTGTtcctgggagcagccctgaTGTCAGCCTCCCTCACTGTCCCAGAGGGCTGGGGAGAAGAAG GCGTGCAGTACGGACGGGTGGGGACAAATGTGACCCTGTTGTGCACCGGTGCCCGTGCTGG ctcACTGGTGCAATGGAGGCGGGCGGGTGCTGTGGCACTGCCGGAGGGCTCAGCCATCAGGGAAGGAGCCCTGGTGCTGCCACACGCCAGCTTGGCCACCACAGGAAGATACAGCTGCCATGGCAAGGACAGTGGCCTCCTGCACACCGTGTCCCTGCGGATGGGGC ACCTGCCTGGGGTCCCCTTTGTGTCCTGCAGAGCATCTGATTACGAGAATTTCTCCTGCTCCTGGACTTCCAGTGTGGACACCTTCCTCCCCACCAGATACATCACGACCTACAG GAAGAAATCACTGACGGGTGAAGAGAAGCAGAG GGAGAAGAACGGGCACgtggggctgtgcctgcaggaTCCATCCCACCCTGGCACCTGCACCGTCCACGGGTCTGAATTCTGGAGTTCCTACCGCCTGAACATCACTGAAGTGAACCCTCTGGGCTCCAGCTTCCGCCTCCTTGACATCACCATGCAGGCCATCA TTAAGCCGGACCCTCCAGAGGGCTTGGTAGTGGAGCCCATCCCGCTGGCTCCACGGCGGCTGTACGTGAGCTGGAAGTACCCCTCAACCTGGCCCAGGGAGCCCCACTTCCAGCTGAGGTTCCGGCTCCAGTACCGCCCAGTCATCCACCGCTCCTGGTCCGTG GTAGAGACGGTGAACCTCTCCGAGGTGATCACAGATGCCTTTGCTGGGCTGGAGCATGTGGTCCAAGTCAGTGCCAAGGATTTCCTGGATGCAGGGAACTGGAGCGAGTGGAGTGCCGAGGCCCGAGCGACGCCAGTCAGAG AACTACCCACCACAGCAATAGAAGAAACCACTACATACGCCAGCCTGGAGACCCTGGCTGAGGAGCCCTCCCAGGCTCCAAACCCTGAGCCCATCA ACCGCAGTGACCCCCTGGAGAAGATGGCCATCCTGGTGTCCCTGGGGATCTTCGCCTTCTTTGTACTGGCTGCTGTTCTTGTCATCACCATCTTCATCTG GCTCCGGGTGAGGAAACACGGCAAGGATGGGACTAAACCCCACAACTTCTTGGTTGTTGCCACCCACCTGAAGGCACGGCCGA AGGCCCAGATCCTGTAG